A single genomic interval of Brevibacillus brevis harbors:
- a CDS encoding flagellar hook-basal body protein, which translates to MIRGLYTSASGMLALQNRQESLANNLANINTPGFKQDVGVMRAFPEQLLSRMNDQEGLDVPGVPTMPGQPAIIGRLHTGVYMSEALPNFAQGDIEETRNPYDLALMDNIQPDQDGNERRLFYSVARIEDVTQPAQEEDIRYTRNGNWSVNADGYLVTADGYYVLDNQNQAIRVNDPVSGINAGQDLKINEAGELLYKDPNTNEYQSLAAHPRLGLAVVTNPLMLVREGTNVFRWEGDINVEAIDVAEANDQAALAAGTYATPTIAGRYGMQQGWRERSNVDPGQTMTNMMSVLRAYEANQRVITTIDGTLDKAANEIGRVNG; encoded by the coding sequence GTGATCAGAGGCTTGTATACGTCTGCATCTGGCATGCTGGCTTTGCAGAACAGGCAGGAATCGCTGGCGAACAACTTAGCAAATATCAATACACCCGGGTTCAAACAGGACGTGGGTGTCATGCGTGCATTTCCGGAGCAATTGCTCTCACGCATGAATGATCAGGAAGGACTGGATGTTCCGGGTGTCCCTACTATGCCTGGACAACCTGCCATTATCGGGCGTTTGCACACAGGGGTATACATGTCGGAGGCGCTGCCGAATTTTGCGCAGGGGGATATTGAAGAGACACGCAATCCGTATGATCTTGCGTTGATGGACAATATTCAGCCAGATCAGGATGGAAATGAGCGACGGTTGTTTTACAGTGTGGCGCGGATTGAGGATGTGACGCAGCCAGCTCAAGAAGAGGATATTCGTTACACGCGAAACGGCAACTGGAGCGTGAATGCGGACGGTTACTTGGTAACGGCTGATGGGTACTATGTTCTGGACAATCAAAATCAGGCGATTCGAGTCAATGATCCAGTTAGTGGAATTAATGCTGGACAAGATTTGAAGATCAACGAAGCTGGTGAATTGTTGTACAAAGACCCGAACACGAATGAATATCAATCTCTGGCAGCCCATCCTCGGTTGGGACTGGCTGTAGTAACCAATCCCTTGATGCTGGTTCGTGAGGGAACCAACGTTTTCCGCTGGGAAGGCGACATAAACGTCGAAGCGATTGATGTTGCTGAAGCGAACGATCAAGCAGCTCTGGCGGCAGGTACCTACGCTACGCCTACGATTGCAGGTCGATACGGTATGCAACAAGGCTGGCGTGAACGCTCCAATGTAGACCCTGGTCAAACCATGACGAACATGATGAGTGTTCTTCGCGCTTATGAAGCGAACCAACGGGTCATTACAACGATTGATGGTACGTTGGATAAGGCTGCTAATGAAATCGGTCGTGTTAACGGATAA
- a CDS encoding rod shape-determining protein: MFGKDIGIDLGTANVLVFVKGKGIVLDEPSVVAIDSKTRKVLAVGNEAYRMVGRTPGNIVAIRPLREGVIADFEITEAMLKHFLNKIGGKSMFARPRILICCPTNITSVEQKAIREAAERSGGAREVFIEEEPKVAAVGAGMDIFQPSGNMVVDIGGGTTDVAVLSMGDIVTSSSIKIAGDTFDVAIMRYIKNKYKLLIGERTAEDIKVQIGTVSGGRQDEMDIRGRDMVSGLPQTITIRSNEVQEALAESVSAIVQASKSVLERTPPELSADIIDKGVFLTGGGALLHGIDEILAEELKVPVLVADEPMMCVAKGTGMMLDYLDKMPAHSNKRLFRG, encoded by the coding sequence ATGTTTGGCAAAGATATCGGAATCGACTTGGGCACGGCCAATGTCTTGGTTTTTGTAAAAGGCAAGGGAATTGTCCTAGACGAACCATCTGTCGTGGCAATAGATAGTAAAACCAGAAAAGTTTTGGCCGTAGGAAATGAAGCCTATCGCATGGTAGGCCGCACCCCAGGAAACATCGTAGCGATCCGACCTTTGCGAGAAGGGGTTATCGCGGATTTTGAAATCACAGAGGCCATGTTAAAGCACTTCTTGAACAAAATTGGTGGAAAGAGCATGTTTGCCCGTCCGCGTATTTTGATTTGCTGCCCGACCAACATCACGTCTGTTGAGCAAAAAGCAATTCGTGAAGCAGCTGAGCGCAGCGGTGGAGCAAGAGAAGTTTTTATCGAAGAAGAACCGAAAGTCGCCGCAGTTGGGGCAGGTATGGACATTTTTCAGCCGTCCGGTAATATGGTAGTGGATATCGGTGGGGGAACGACCGATGTAGCGGTATTGTCGATGGGCGATATTGTCACGTCTTCCTCCATTAAAATAGCAGGCGATACATTCGATGTGGCTATCATGCGTTACATAAAAAATAAATACAAATTGCTGATTGGAGAGCGTACGGCTGAAGATATCAAGGTTCAGATTGGAACCGTATCCGGCGGACGCCAGGACGAAATGGACATTCGGGGTCGAGACATGGTAAGCGGCTTGCCGCAAACGATTACCATTCGCTCCAATGAAGTCCAGGAAGCCCTGGCTGAGTCGGTGAGTGCGATTGTACAAGCCTCAAAATCTGTTTTAGAACGAACACCTCCGGAGCTTTCTGCCGATATAATTGATAAGGGTGTTTTCCTGACCGGTGGTGGCGCATTATTGCACGGTATTGACGAGATTCTGGCAGAGGAGCTGAAGGTTCCTGTGCTGGTAGCGGACGAGCCAATGATGTGCGTTGCAAAAGGAACAGGAATGATGCTGGACTATTTGGACAAGATGCCGGCTCACTCGAATAAGCGATTATTCAGGGGGTAA
- the spoIIID gene encoding sporulation transcriptional regulator SpoIIID, which produces MHDYIKERTIKIGRYIVETRNTVRMIAKEFGVSKSTVHKDLTERLPEINPELANQVKEILEYHKAIRHLRGGEATKIKYKRRSKKVRVEQEESV; this is translated from the coding sequence GTGCACGACTACATCAAAGAGCGGACCATCAAAATCGGCCGATATATTGTAGAGACAAGAAATACGGTTCGGATGATCGCTAAAGAGTTCGGTGTTTCGAAAAGTACTGTGCACAAGGACTTGACTGAGCGGCTGCCTGAGATAAATCCAGAGTTGGCGAACCAGGTTAAGGAAATTTTGGAATATCACAAAGCCATCAGACATCTTCGGGGGGGCGAAGCGACCAAAATCAAGTACAAACGGCGTAGTAAAAAAGTACGAGTAGAACAGGAGGAGAGTGTGTAA